In Arthrobacter sp. SLBN-112, a genomic segment contains:
- the orn gene encoding oligoribonuclease, translating into MPISNERIVWIDCEMTGLDIKNDALIEVAALVTDSELNILGDGVDVVIKPEDAAVAQMSDFVRDMHTKSGLLAELPHGKTMAEAEAAVMEYISAWVPDPRKAPLGGNSVGTDRVFLSRDMPAVVEHLHYRVIDVSTIKELSRRWFARAYFQSPAKKGGHRALGDIKDSIDELRYYREAVFVPAPGPDSATAQKIARRITSDDAAGE; encoded by the coding sequence GTGCCTATATCTAACGAACGAATCGTCTGGATCGACTGCGAAATGACCGGCCTGGACATCAAGAACGACGCCCTCATCGAGGTGGCAGCCCTGGTCACCGATTCGGAACTGAACATCCTTGGGGACGGTGTCGACGTGGTGATCAAGCCCGAGGACGCCGCCGTCGCGCAGATGTCCGACTTCGTCCGGGACATGCACACCAAGTCCGGTCTCCTGGCGGAACTCCCCCACGGCAAGACCATGGCCGAGGCTGAGGCCGCAGTCATGGAGTACATCTCAGCCTGGGTTCCGGATCCGCGGAAGGCACCGCTCGGCGGCAACTCTGTAGGCACGGACCGGGTATTCCTTTCCCGCGACATGCCCGCCGTCGTGGAGCACCTGCATTACCGGGTGATCGACGTCAGCACCATCAAGGAGCTGTCCCGGCGCTGGTTCGCCCGGGCGTACTTCCAGTCGCCGGCAAAAAAAGGCGGCCACCGCGCACTGGGTGACATCAAGGACTCCATTGACGAACTCCGCTACTACCGCGAGGCGGTGTTCGTGCCTGCCCCCGGCCCCGACAGCGCCACGGCCCAGAAGATCGCCCGGCGCATCACCAGCGACGATGCCGCCGGCGAGTAA
- a CDS encoding aldose 1-epimerase family protein, whose amino-acid sequence MPGTEVRIAHGPYTAVVTTRGGSLRELRCGDRDLVVGFGPEGGVPDYRGVICAPWPNRLADGTYAYAGQSYAATINEPERGSALHGLAIHQAWNVLEASADRAVLGCRVPAGPEYPGDLELTVAYSLSGEGLRGTVTAVNAGTRAAPYGVCPHPYLVAGTAPLDDWTLELPAGAYLEVTPDRLLPVAMRQVEQDAFDFRLPRRLGPVKIDHAFTGISRDGAGLACVRVLDPSGTGVELEWGPEWPWVQVHTGDKPVGPDRLGLAVEPMTCPPDAFNSGTDLIHLEPGGSHSASWTIRAVGRRD is encoded by the coding sequence ATGCCCGGAACAGAAGTCCGCATCGCCCACGGACCCTACACCGCCGTCGTGACCACCCGCGGCGGTTCCCTCCGGGAGCTGCGCTGCGGAGATCGGGATCTGGTGGTGGGCTTTGGGCCGGAGGGAGGGGTTCCGGATTACCGGGGCGTGATCTGCGCGCCGTGGCCCAACCGGCTGGCTGACGGCACCTACGCCTACGCCGGCCAGTCCTATGCAGCCACCATCAACGAGCCGGAGCGCGGGTCGGCCCTGCACGGGCTGGCCATCCATCAGGCCTGGAACGTCCTGGAGGCGTCGGCGGACCGGGCGGTGCTCGGCTGCCGCGTTCCGGCCGGACCGGAATACCCGGGCGACCTGGAACTCACGGTCGCCTATTCCCTGTCCGGGGAGGGCCTCCGAGGTACGGTCACCGCTGTCAACGCCGGTACCCGGGCCGCGCCGTACGGCGTTTGCCCCCATCCCTACCTTGTGGCCGGCACTGCTCCGCTGGATGACTGGACGCTGGAACTTCCGGCCGGCGCCTACCTCGAGGTCACCCCGGACCGTTTGCTCCCGGTGGCCATGCGGCAGGTGGAGCAGGACGCGTTCGACTTCCGCCTACCGCGCAGGCTGGGGCCGGTCAAGATCGACCACGCTTTTACCGGTATCTCCCGCGACGGGGCCGGGTTGGCTTGCGTCCGGGTACTGGATCCGTCGGGAACGGGCGTGGAGCTGGAATGGGGGCCGGAGTGGCCCTGGGTCCAGGTGCATACGGGGGACAAGCCTGTTGGTCCGGACCGGCTGGGCCTGGCGGTTGAGCCCATGACTTGCCCGCCGGACGCCTTCAATTCCGGAACAGACCTGATACACCTCGAGCCGGGCGGCTCCCACTCGGCGAGCTGGACCATCCGCGCTGTGGGCCGGCGGGACTAG
- the mptB gene encoding polyprenol phosphomannose-dependent alpha 1,6 mannosyltransferase MptB, with amino-acid sequence MTAPVPAAGEMAAAGTAPAGGVEVDNPRSPLLAGFLGSVFMMFGSAGVGWLAPVSELRRMPLFIWMRTEAPGVALSIVLVAAGGMLLVRAWLRLGQKVRVWGDQARRATLAAVVAWGLPMMFSVPLFSRDVYAYIGQGRLMVEGFNPYENGISALSNYFQLGADKQWTEAPVPYGQLFLWIEQFVVWVTSVQPEACIMLFRLVAVAGVGLCVVYVPRLAELHGVNPHRALWLTVANPLFLTNFIASVHNDSLMIGLALAGLYYSATRRQVRGIVLVALSIAVKPITIVFLPFIGLLWAGRNAGWLRKVSFWALTAGLSLAVLALMSLVNGFGFGWINGLSAPGSLSIWYAPVGLLGMVVGSLANAFGLDGSVPAGWVFDAGKLLAVGILAWQIFKGDHDRLMRRLTLGLAAVVLLAPIIQSWYVVWLIPLFAVTGIRNDWQVKALYFVVSFFMIYAISDQLDVFPYLQTQDLGFALLLARIAAALTALLFGLYLIFWDPGTRRLFRKTHEPVVERPVI; translated from the coding sequence ATGACGGCGCCTGTGCCCGCAGCGGGGGAGATGGCGGCGGCCGGTACTGCCCCGGCGGGCGGTGTCGAGGTGGACAATCCCCGCTCACCCCTGCTTGCCGGGTTCCTGGGGTCGGTGTTCATGATGTTCGGTTCCGCCGGCGTGGGCTGGCTCGCGCCGGTCTCCGAACTCCGCCGCATGCCCCTGTTCATCTGGATGCGCACCGAAGCGCCGGGGGTGGCCCTGTCCATCGTGCTGGTCGCGGCAGGGGGAATGCTGCTGGTGCGCGCCTGGCTGCGGCTCGGCCAAAAAGTCAGGGTGTGGGGCGATCAAGCCCGGCGCGCCACCCTGGCGGCTGTGGTGGCGTGGGGGTTGCCCATGATGTTCAGCGTTCCGTTGTTCAGCCGCGACGTCTATGCCTACATCGGCCAGGGACGGTTGATGGTGGAAGGGTTCAACCCCTACGAAAACGGTATCTCCGCCCTGTCCAACTATTTTCAGCTGGGCGCAGACAAACAGTGGACCGAAGCTCCGGTTCCTTATGGCCAGCTGTTCCTCTGGATCGAGCAGTTCGTCGTGTGGGTTACCAGCGTCCAGCCGGAAGCCTGCATCATGCTGTTCCGGCTGGTTGCCGTGGCCGGAGTGGGCCTCTGCGTGGTCTACGTGCCCCGCCTCGCAGAGTTGCACGGCGTCAATCCACACAGGGCCCTGTGGCTGACCGTGGCCAACCCGCTTTTCCTGACCAATTTCATCGCCAGCGTGCACAACGACTCCCTCATGATCGGGCTGGCGCTGGCCGGTCTCTATTACTCTGCGACCCGGCGGCAAGTCCGGGGCATTGTGCTGGTGGCGCTGTCCATCGCCGTCAAGCCCATCACCATCGTCTTCCTGCCGTTCATCGGCCTCCTCTGGGCGGGCAGGAATGCGGGGTGGCTGCGGAAGGTTTCGTTCTGGGCGCTCACGGCCGGCCTGAGCCTGGCAGTGTTGGCCCTTATGAGCCTGGTCAACGGCTTCGGCTTCGGCTGGATCAACGGGCTTTCCGCCCCCGGCAGCCTCTCCATCTGGTACGCCCCGGTGGGCCTGCTTGGCATGGTGGTGGGGTCCCTTGCCAACGCGTTCGGGCTGGACGGCTCAGTCCCGGCCGGCTGGGTGTTCGACGCCGGCAAGCTGCTTGCTGTGGGCATCCTCGCCTGGCAGATTTTCAAGGGCGACCATGACCGCCTGATGCGCCGCCTCACGCTCGGCCTGGCCGCAGTGGTCCTGCTGGCCCCCATCATCCAGTCCTGGTACGTGGTGTGGCTGATCCCGCTTTTTGCCGTGACGGGCATCCGGAACGACTGGCAGGTCAAGGCCCTGTACTTTGTGGTGTCGTTCTTCATGATTTACGCAATTTCGGACCAGCTGGACGTCTTTCCCTACCTGCAAACCCAGGACCTGGGCTTCGCGCTGCTGCTGGCCCGGATTGCGGCGGCGCTGACCGCCCTGCTCTTTGGGCTGTACCTGATCTTTTGGGACCCCGGCACCCGCCGGCTGTTCCGCAAGACGCACGAGCCCGTCGTCGAACGTCCCGTGATCTAG
- a CDS encoding alpha/beta hydrolase — MISRRITAVPARAEAAGPRPAILVLPGGGYARQADHEAEPVAEWLASLGIHAFVLRYRVAPDRHPAPLEDAKAAMLFIRSGPHGLAVDQKRVGVLGFSAGGHLAATLSTAAGTGNRGLDVEAAVPDLSVLCYPVVSLVHDMHQGSVDNLLGELPPSDLLAALSAELNVTARTPPAFLWHTADDDAVPVGNSLDYAKALIAAGVPAELHVFPEGRHGLGLAAGEPGPGQWTSLCASWLERAGWTDSTAEAARTAAGGRGS; from the coding sequence ATGATTTCGCGCAGGATCACCGCGGTTCCGGCGCGCGCTGAAGCCGCCGGCCCCCGGCCCGCCATCCTGGTCCTGCCGGGCGGCGGTTACGCGCGCCAGGCGGACCACGAAGCCGAGCCGGTCGCGGAATGGCTCGCATCGCTGGGTATCCACGCTTTCGTCCTGCGCTACCGCGTGGCCCCGGACCGCCACCCCGCACCCCTTGAAGACGCCAAGGCGGCCATGCTCTTCATCCGGAGCGGACCGCACGGCCTCGCCGTGGACCAGAAGCGCGTGGGAGTCCTGGGATTCTCGGCCGGCGGCCACCTGGCGGCCACACTGTCCACGGCAGCAGGCACCGGCAACCGGGGCCTCGACGTCGAGGCCGCCGTCCCGGACCTCTCAGTGCTTTGCTACCCGGTGGTGTCCCTGGTCCACGACATGCATCAGGGGTCTGTGGACAACCTCCTCGGCGAGCTGCCGCCGTCGGACCTCCTTGCGGCCCTGTCCGCCGAGCTGAACGTGACGGCCAGGACCCCGCCGGCTTTCCTCTGGCACACCGCGGACGACGACGCGGTCCCGGTTGGCAACAGCCTGGACTACGCCAAGGCGCTGATCGCCGCCGGCGTACCCGCCGAACTGCATGTCTTCCCGGAGGGGCGGCACGGCCTGGGCCTCGCAGCAGGCGAGCCGGGACCCGGACAGTGGACGTCCCTGTGCGCGTCATGGCTGGAACGTGCCGGCTGGACCGATTCAACGGCCGAAGCAGCCCGCACCGCAGCCGGTGGCCGCGGCAGCTAG
- a CDS encoding DNA alkylation repair protein yields the protein MEAAPDQYLIAAVRSALWELSDPARAAGAQAYMKSSLPSLGVRVPDVRRIAAQATAEFPPASAGGVRATVLELWRTSAFREERYAAIDLTGNPLVAKDLEMLPVYEEIIRTGAWWDFVDGVSGRICALLLAHPVEMSAVLRTWSRDPDFWIRRASITSQLRAKRATDTVLLADVIEPNLADREFFIRKAIGWALREFAKTAPEWVEEFVARHRQELSPLSRREALRRIGAGAGRP from the coding sequence ATGGAAGCGGCACCCGACCAGTACCTTATCGCCGCCGTCCGGAGCGCGCTGTGGGAGCTCTCCGATCCCGCGCGTGCCGCCGGCGCGCAGGCGTACATGAAGTCTTCCTTGCCCTCACTGGGCGTCAGGGTCCCGGATGTCCGGCGGATCGCGGCACAGGCCACGGCAGAGTTTCCGCCGGCATCGGCCGGCGGCGTGCGCGCCACGGTGCTGGAACTGTGGCGCACGTCCGCATTCCGGGAAGAACGCTATGCAGCCATTGACCTGACCGGCAACCCCCTGGTTGCCAAGGACCTGGAGATGCTGCCGGTATACGAGGAAATCATCCGCACCGGGGCGTGGTGGGATTTTGTGGACGGCGTGTCCGGCCGGATCTGTGCCCTGCTGCTGGCGCACCCGGTTGAGATGTCCGCGGTTTTGAGGACGTGGAGCCGCGATCCGGACTTCTGGATTCGACGCGCCAGCATCACGTCGCAGCTTCGGGCGAAGCGCGCCACCGACACGGTGCTGCTTGCCGATGTCATTGAGCCGAATCTGGCGGACCGGGAATTCTTTATCCGCAAAGCGATTGGCTGGGCGCTCCGTGAATTCGCCAAAACGGCACCTGAATGGGTGGAGGAGTTCGTCGCCCGGCATCGGCAGGAGCTGAGTCCGTTGTCACGCAGGGAGGCCTTGCGCAGGATCGGCGCCGGCGCCGGCCGGCCTTAG
- the def gene encoding peptide deformylase, which translates to MTVLPITIWGEPVLHRRAAEVEVFDDELRTLIADMFETNAAANGVGLAAPQVGVGKRIFVYKYANDDGAPPTGVLVNPVLTLSKVSGAAPDPDEEEEGCLSFPGEQYPLKRAEWARVEGFDGYGEPVKFEATGWFARVIQHEFDHLDGKLYVNRLMDRYSRKALKQAKKNGWGVPGLTWMPGVDPDPFGH; encoded by the coding sequence ATGACCGTTCTGCCGATCACCATCTGGGGCGAGCCAGTACTGCACCGCCGGGCGGCGGAAGTCGAAGTTTTCGACGACGAACTGCGCACCCTCATCGCCGACATGTTCGAAACCAACGCCGCCGCCAACGGCGTGGGCCTTGCTGCACCGCAAGTCGGCGTCGGCAAGCGGATCTTCGTCTACAAGTACGCCAACGACGACGGCGCTCCCCCCACCGGGGTACTGGTGAATCCTGTCCTGACCCTGTCCAAGGTCTCCGGCGCCGCCCCGGACCCGGACGAGGAAGAAGAGGGCTGCCTGTCCTTCCCGGGTGAGCAGTATCCGCTCAAGCGGGCCGAGTGGGCCCGCGTGGAAGGCTTCGACGGTTATGGCGAACCGGTGAAGTTCGAGGCTACGGGCTGGTTTGCCAGGGTCATCCAGCATGAGTTCGACCACCTGGACGGCAAGCTGTACGTCAACCGGTTGATGGACCGCTACTCCCGCAAGGCCCTCAAGCAGGCCAAGAAGAACGGGTGGGGTGTTCCGGGGCTGACCTGGATGCCCGGCGTCGATCCCGATCCGTTCGGACACTAA
- a CDS encoding LacI family DNA-binding transcriptional regulator — protein MAASTLTEVARLAGVSPATASRVLNGSARTPGKDIAERVRQAADSLGYIPNAQAQGLAKSSSGLIGLIVHDIADPYFAAIARGVQDAAREQRKMVLLATTGGGPAEEKEAVAAFAARRADSIVIAGSRSCRTEDQEGNAQLAAELDRYCRNGGRVAVVGHAVVGATALEGYHVVEVPNQELAGRLATELAAGWDGDFVIIGGPEGLYTSDDRIRGFQDGLARAGRRPAEVLRSAFNRAGGYEAGLQLAARIKAASAADSAAPKMCIFAVNDVMAIGAAAALRSEGLRIPRDASIAGFDDIETLRDFRPALSTVRLPLEDIGRLATRATRPRPAGEDQEAGPDEAVTGEVTLRRSTEAAAV, from the coding sequence GTGGCTGCTAGTACCCTTACCGAGGTTGCCCGCCTCGCCGGCGTCTCGCCTGCCACGGCCTCACGCGTGTTGAACGGCTCAGCCCGGACCCCCGGCAAGGACATTGCCGAGCGCGTCCGCCAAGCGGCCGACTCACTGGGCTACATCCCCAATGCGCAGGCCCAGGGCCTCGCGAAATCCAGCTCCGGACTCATCGGCCTGATTGTCCACGACATCGCCGACCCGTATTTCGCCGCCATTGCCCGCGGCGTGCAGGATGCCGCACGGGAACAGCGGAAAATGGTGCTCCTCGCCACCACCGGGGGCGGACCTGCGGAAGAAAAGGAAGCCGTGGCGGCTTTCGCTGCCCGCCGTGCAGATTCGATCGTGATCGCCGGCTCCCGGTCCTGCCGGACCGAGGACCAGGAAGGCAACGCGCAGCTGGCCGCAGAACTCGACCGGTACTGCCGCAACGGCGGCAGGGTGGCAGTGGTGGGGCATGCAGTGGTGGGTGCCACCGCATTGGAGGGCTACCACGTCGTCGAAGTCCCCAACCAGGAGCTTGCCGGCCGGTTGGCCACGGAACTGGCCGCCGGCTGGGACGGCGATTTTGTGATTATCGGCGGTCCCGAAGGCCTGTACACCTCCGATGACCGGATCCGCGGCTTCCAGGACGGCCTGGCCCGGGCCGGGCGCCGGCCGGCGGAGGTGCTCAGGAGCGCCTTCAACCGGGCCGGCGGCTACGAGGCCGGCCTGCAACTGGCTGCACGCATCAAGGCAGCCTCGGCCGCGGACTCCGCCGCTCCGAAGATGTGCATTTTCGCGGTCAACGACGTGATGGCGATCGGCGCCGCGGCAGCCCTTCGGTCCGAGGGGCTGCGGATCCCCCGCGACGCCTCAATCGCCGGCTTTGATGACATCGAAACGCTCCGGGACTTCAGGCCTGCCCTCTCTACCGTCCGCTTGCCGCTTGAAGACATTGGCCGGCTTGCCACCCGGGCCACCCGCCCCCGGCCTGCCGGTGAGGACCAGGAAGCCGGCCCCGACGAAGCCGTTACCGGGGAGGTCACGCTTCGGCGCAGCACCGAGGCCGCCGCCGTATGA
- a CDS encoding Gfo/Idh/MocA family oxidoreductase, whose amino-acid sequence MGFETKTIRIAMNGITGRMGYRQHLLRSILPIRDAGGFTLEDGTRVQVEPILVGRNEAKIRELAEKHKVSEWTTDLDAVINDPTVDVVFDASMTSLRAATLKKAMLAGKHIFTEKPTAETLEEAIELARIGKEAGVTAGVVHDKLYLPGLVKLRRLVDEGFFGRILSIRGEFGYWVFEGDIQAAQRPSWNYRKEDGGGMTTDMFCHWNYVLEGIIGKVKSVNAKTATHIPARWDEAGKEYKATADDASYGIFELETPAGDDVIGQINSSWAVRVYRDELVEFQVDGTHGSAVAGLNKCVAQQRAHTPKPVWNPDLPVTESFRDQWQEVPANAELDNGFKLQWEEFLRDVVAGREHRFGLLSAARGVQLAELGLQSNDERRTIDIPEITL is encoded by the coding sequence ATGGGCTTCGAAACTAAAACGATCCGTATTGCCATGAACGGCATCACCGGCCGCATGGGCTACCGCCAGCACCTGCTGCGGTCCATCCTGCCCATCCGCGACGCCGGCGGCTTCACCCTGGAAGACGGCACGCGCGTCCAGGTTGAGCCCATCCTGGTGGGCCGCAACGAGGCCAAAATCCGCGAGCTGGCGGAAAAGCACAAGGTGTCCGAGTGGACCACGGACCTGGACGCCGTGATCAACGACCCCACTGTGGACGTCGTCTTCGACGCTTCCATGACCAGCCTGCGCGCCGCCACGCTCAAGAAGGCCATGCTGGCCGGCAAGCACATCTTCACGGAGAAGCCGACGGCAGAAACCCTGGAAGAGGCCATCGAACTGGCCCGCATCGGCAAGGAAGCCGGCGTCACCGCCGGCGTTGTCCACGACAAGTTGTACCTCCCCGGCCTGGTCAAGCTCCGCCGGCTGGTGGACGAAGGCTTCTTCGGCCGCATCCTGTCCATTCGCGGCGAATTTGGCTACTGGGTCTTCGAGGGCGACATCCAGGCGGCCCAGCGCCCGTCCTGGAACTACCGCAAGGAAGACGGCGGCGGCATGACCACCGACATGTTCTGCCACTGGAACTACGTGCTGGAAGGCATCATCGGCAAGGTCAAGAGCGTCAACGCCAAGACCGCCACCCACATCCCGGCACGCTGGGACGAGGCCGGCAAGGAGTACAAGGCCACTGCCGATGACGCCTCCTACGGCATCTTCGAGCTCGAGACACCGGCCGGGGACGACGTCATCGGCCAGATCAACTCCTCCTGGGCCGTCCGGGTATACCGCGACGAACTGGTGGAGTTCCAGGTGGACGGCACCCATGGTTCGGCTGTTGCCGGCCTGAACAAGTGCGTCGCCCAGCAGCGCGCCCACACTCCCAAGCCGGTCTGGAACCCGGACCTTCCGGTCACCGAGTCATTCCGCGACCAGTGGCAGGAAGTACCCGCCAACGCCGAGTTGGACAACGGCTTCAAGCTGCAGTGGGAGGAATTCCTCCGCGACGTCGTCGCCGGCCGCGAACACCGCTTCGGCCTGCTCTCCGCCGCCCGCGGCGTCCAGCTCGCCGAGCTGGGGCTGCAGTCCAACGACGAACGGCGCACCATCGACATCCCGGAGATCACCCTCTAA
- a CDS encoding HNH endonuclease family protein, translating to MTVSWSAYRRARRRSRQAWGLLVAVAISVIAALFWFFTAGQFAAAGPAASGPTEAPVFVAAWMKPVAEPNPVPPGAALSALDGLAVKGRAPNTGYSREAFGQAWLDVDRNGCDTRNDILRRDLADVVFTEGSTCKVTGGHFQEPYTGQVVEFRRGAETSSAVQIDHVVALGDAWQKGAQGLTPKERQSLANDPLNLIAADGQANQQKSAGDAATWLPKNTAIRCHYVARQISVKAAYGLWVTAAEKDAMKQVLASCPGQQTMTAS from the coding sequence GTGACTGTCAGCTGGTCCGCCTACCGCCGTGCGCGCCGACGTTCCCGCCAGGCATGGGGGCTGCTGGTTGCTGTTGCCATCTCCGTTATTGCGGCGCTGTTCTGGTTCTTCACGGCCGGACAGTTCGCGGCAGCCGGACCTGCGGCCAGCGGCCCAACGGAGGCGCCGGTCTTTGTTGCCGCCTGGATGAAACCGGTGGCGGAGCCCAACCCCGTGCCCCCGGGTGCTGCCCTCTCCGCCCTGGACGGTTTGGCCGTGAAGGGCAGGGCACCGAATACCGGCTACAGCCGCGAGGCTTTCGGCCAGGCATGGCTGGATGTGGACCGCAACGGCTGCGATACCAGGAACGACATCCTGCGTCGCGACCTTGCCGATGTGGTGTTCACCGAAGGCTCAACGTGCAAGGTGACGGGCGGCCATTTCCAGGAACCGTACACCGGACAGGTTGTGGAATTCCGCCGTGGCGCCGAGACCAGCAGTGCGGTGCAAATTGACCATGTGGTGGCATTGGGCGACGCCTGGCAGAAGGGTGCGCAGGGGCTGACGCCCAAGGAACGCCAGAGCCTGGCCAACGATCCGCTGAACCTCATAGCCGCTGACGGGCAGGCGAACCAGCAAAAGAGCGCGGGGGACGCCGCAACGTGGCTGCCGAAAAATACCGCCATCCGCTGCCACTACGTGGCCCGGCAGATCTCTGTCAAGGCGGCCTACGGTCTGTGGGTGACTGCGGCTGAGAAGGATGCCATGAAACAGGTACTGGCATCCTGCCCCGGGCAGCAGACGATGACCGCCAGCTAA